In Acidimicrobiales bacterium, one genomic interval encodes:
- a CDS encoding HEAT repeat domain-containing protein, with the protein MTNEAQPQAGESDRRKAAAIAGHREDQQAARQALTDDSGSVRATALGALARMGALQEPDVRAASGDRDARVRARAAELAATLEPDRALPLLRQTLNDRDAPVVEAACFALGELGEASAPAVERLSDIVRQHREPLCREAAVAALGAIGDPAGLPAILDATTDKPAVRRRAVIALAPFSGDEVDAALQRALEDRDWQVRQAAEDLTGTVT; encoded by the coding sequence GTGACGAACGAAGCTCAGCCGCAGGCTGGGGAGAGTGACAGGCGAAAGGCTGCTGCGATCGCCGGCCACCGCGAAGACCAGCAGGCAGCAAGGCAGGCACTGACGGACGACTCCGGGTCGGTCCGAGCAACCGCGCTCGGCGCCCTGGCGCGGATGGGCGCCCTGCAAGAACCGGATGTCCGAGCCGCGAGCGGCGACCGTGACGCCCGCGTCCGAGCGCGGGCCGCCGAACTCGCCGCAACGCTCGAACCTGACCGAGCCCTTCCGCTGCTGCGTCAAACCTTGAACGATCGCGACGCGCCAGTCGTCGAAGCGGCCTGCTTCGCGCTCGGCGAGCTAGGTGAGGCATCAGCCCCGGCGGTCGAGAGGCTGTCCGACATCGTCCGGCAACACCGTGAGCCGCTGTGCAGGGAAGCCGCCGTCGCGGCGCTCGGCGCAATAGGCGACCCGGCGGGACTTCCCGCGATCCTCGACGCGACCACCGACAAACCCGCCGTTCGCCGGCGCGCGGTTATCGCCTTGGCACCGTTCAGCGGCGACGAGGTCGACGCAGCGTTGCAACGCGCGCTCGAGGACCGCGACTGGCAGGTCCGTCAAGCCGCGGAGGACCTAACGGGGACTGTTACATAG
- a CDS encoding PDZ domain-containing protein: protein MTVVLVAVLLGDGLAWLALRADNYYVFSPGTAPVITTSASCKDTGSGNLSFPNGTPCARLAVPPNLSHQIAGGLFMVDVYVGQATPLDYLRSKLGPVGALEEGTQLVPRRAVLGSTPQSQLTCQDTQQMQGSTSSAAVVAVRRLGYTVNENNLGAQLYQIQPGSAAAVAGVQCGDVVTSINGKTVHTAQDLVNIIRTHKPGDQVTVTADRTDSQGRKRTVTVTPHLTGTPKIGTQAANPQKPFLGVVAQDDTTFSFPFGVNINVGDIGGPSAGLALTLGLIDVLSGGQLTGGHLVAATGTISIDGTVGDVGGVAQKAVAVRKAGAQVFLVPPQEFNAARRHAGGMKVYAVSTLQQALNDLELLGGHVPAPPSGQNR from the coding sequence ATGACTGTCGTCCTTGTGGCAGTGCTTCTCGGGGATGGTCTCGCATGGCTGGCGCTCCGCGCTGATAACTACTACGTGTTCTCCCCAGGAACCGCACCGGTCATCACGACGAGCGCCTCGTGCAAGGACACGGGAAGCGGGAACCTGTCGTTTCCGAACGGGACCCCTTGCGCCCGCCTGGCTGTGCCTCCCAACCTCAGCCACCAGATCGCCGGTGGGTTGTTCATGGTCGACGTATACGTCGGGCAGGCGACCCCACTCGACTACCTCCGTTCCAAGCTCGGGCCGGTCGGAGCGCTCGAGGAAGGCACGCAACTAGTTCCGAGGAGAGCTGTGCTCGGCTCCACTCCACAGTCGCAGCTCACATGCCAGGACACCCAGCAGATGCAGGGTTCGACTTCTTCGGCCGCAGTCGTAGCAGTCCGGCGCCTCGGCTACACGGTCAACGAGAACAACCTCGGCGCCCAGCTCTATCAGATCCAGCCAGGCTCGGCTGCTGCGGTCGCCGGCGTGCAATGCGGCGACGTGGTCACGTCGATCAACGGCAAAACGGTTCACACCGCCCAGGACCTGGTCAACATCATCCGCACCCACAAGCCGGGCGACCAGGTCACCGTCACCGCGGACCGGACCGACAGCCAGGGCCGCAAGAGGACGGTCACCGTCACTCCTCATCTGACCGGGACGCCGAAGATCGGGACTCAGGCGGCGAACCCGCAGAAGCCGTTCCTTGGTGTTGTAGCGCAGGACGACACGACCTTCTCATTCCCGTTCGGCGTGAACATCAACGTGGGAGACATCGGCGGGCCATCGGCCGGTCTGGCTCTGACCCTCGGTCTCATCGACGTGCTGTCGGGCGGCCAGCTCACCGGGGGGCACCTGGTGGCCGCGACAGGCACCATCTCGATCGACGGAACGGTGGGCGACGTCGGCGGAGTGGCCCAGAAGGCGGTGGCGGTGAGGAAAGCCGGGGCGCAGGTGTTTCTGGTCCCGCCGCAAGAGTTCAATGCGGCGCGCCGCCACGCCGGCGGGATGAAGGTCTACGCGGTATCGACGCTGCAGCAGGCGCTGAACGACCTCGAATTGCTGGGAGGCCATGTGCCGGCGCCTCCGAGCGGACAAAATAGGTGA
- a CDS encoding ATP-binding protein: MSLTDTQIQFAAEFVTLIVAASGIAIAVLRPPGVRPAGIVIGSIPYREMSSAAALAVLGFLIAGAAAFAHGSLIVTGDPEGALGVARIASGIALIPLAFAWGGGVRLRILLVLALLCWIAAGVTELYDVSKSGLEVDGLLVAGSLLLGGAIIWVSRNSVAAKVAASAATTLLLVVVVLAVALSAVISSSLQRDDLKQLSSSARTENAQMVAVANNAVKDARFGALAIGTTFNNPTNDPLIVIGNDPPGSQPPAAAAKQVSTALKTLASLYPSGFAYSDPYATVVGAAGSMDSSSAGQLSKDLGVPALSCVTGETSQGVYVEGNGAWAAAAFPICLTGGRLLGAVIDAVPLDSSYLAGRSAADPVPTLALVSLQSLLSFTGPRPSAAALVAAGTPGGTRVVGDSLVSTVPVSVASSSPPLSVLLVAPATNELSTRTQLYRTLFLIALGGTVLALGLAVFVGDRITSGVRRLTQVASRIGRGDSALRADVRGDDEVATLAAVFNSMLDSVQDQANALQAAADVETRLRNRMEAVVAGMTDALVAVDSSGRVTDFNRAAEELTGVSATAAVGQSVDKVVSATGEDGVPLGPRLVDPGPTPWARIASVESPENGSVPVAVSSGAVRGPNGEMIGNVFLLRDLRREREVERMKDEFLSRIGHELRTPLTPIKAYADLLLRKQSVPPEQAGTWYSEIRRSSDQLQRIVEMLEFSASSGAGRMLMRFEPVDVRGLVNSVAATWAERIPSNLTIGRKVARELPVLLVDKRWLGKALDELIGNAVKFSPNGGRIVVSASMVPGAPTNGARSGKDFVEISVTDHGVGMARDQAERMFGDFVQGDASDTRAFGGLGLGLTLAQRVVEGHGGSISCRSEIGRGSTFYMRIPVPDQADMITHRDKSTALG; encoded by the coding sequence ATGTCACTTACCGACACGCAGATCCAATTCGCAGCCGAGTTCGTCACTCTCATAGTCGCGGCCTCAGGGATTGCGATCGCGGTTCTCAGGCCGCCAGGCGTGCGGCCGGCCGGAATTGTCATCGGGTCGATCCCGTACAGGGAGATGTCCAGCGCGGCGGCCTTGGCGGTTCTCGGTTTCCTCATCGCCGGCGCGGCGGCCTTCGCGCACGGGTCGCTGATCGTCACAGGCGACCCGGAGGGGGCGCTCGGTGTGGCGAGGATCGCGTCCGGGATCGCCCTTATCCCTCTGGCTTTCGCGTGGGGTGGGGGAGTCCGGCTCCGGATCCTTCTCGTGCTCGCCTTGCTCTGCTGGATAGCGGCGGGCGTCACCGAGCTCTACGACGTGTCCAAGTCCGGCCTGGAAGTCGACGGGCTTCTCGTTGCTGGAAGCCTGCTTCTCGGCGGGGCGATCATCTGGGTCAGCCGGAACTCGGTAGCTGCCAAAGTCGCGGCCAGCGCAGCGACGACCCTCCTGCTCGTGGTCGTTGTCCTGGCCGTCGCGCTGTCAGCGGTCATCTCCTCGTCGCTGCAGCGGGATGACCTGAAACAGCTGTCGTCGAGCGCGCGCACCGAGAACGCGCAGATGGTGGCGGTGGCGAACAATGCAGTAAAAGACGCCCGGTTCGGCGCTCTCGCGATCGGGACGACGTTCAACAATCCAACCAACGATCCGCTGATAGTGATCGGCAACGACCCGCCCGGTTCGCAGCCGCCCGCAGCCGCGGCCAAGCAGGTCTCGACTGCTCTCAAGACGCTTGCTTCGCTGTATCCCTCCGGTTTCGCCTATTCCGACCCATATGCGACAGTCGTCGGGGCGGCGGGCAGCATGGACAGCAGTTCGGCCGGCCAGCTGTCGAAGGACCTCGGTGTTCCCGCTCTCTCCTGCGTCACGGGAGAGACGAGTCAAGGTGTGTACGTCGAAGGAAATGGCGCATGGGCGGCCGCCGCATTCCCGATATGCCTGACCGGTGGCCGGCTTCTCGGCGCGGTGATCGACGCGGTACCGCTCGACTCCAGCTATCTAGCAGGTCGATCAGCGGCTGACCCGGTCCCGACGCTCGCGCTCGTTTCTCTCCAGTCGTTGCTGTCGTTCACTGGGCCCAGACCGTCGGCCGCCGCGCTGGTTGCCGCGGGCACACCCGGAGGGACGAGGGTCGTCGGGGACAGCCTGGTCAGCACGGTGCCAGTGTCGGTTGCCTCGTCGTCGCCGCCGCTTTCGGTACTGCTCGTGGCGCCGGCGACTAACGAGCTGTCCACACGCACACAGCTCTACCGGACCTTGTTCCTCATCGCTCTCGGCGGGACGGTGCTGGCGCTCGGACTCGCCGTTTTCGTCGGGGACCGGATCACGTCCGGCGTGCGCCGGCTCACCCAGGTGGCGTCGCGAATCGGTCGCGGGGACTCGGCGCTGCGTGCCGATGTGCGCGGTGATGACGAGGTCGCGACGCTCGCGGCGGTGTTCAACTCCATGCTCGATTCCGTCCAAGATCAGGCCAACGCTCTCCAAGCCGCGGCCGACGTCGAGACCCGCCTGCGGAACCGTATGGAGGCCGTGGTTGCCGGCATGACCGATGCCCTTGTCGCGGTCGACAGCTCCGGACGGGTGACCGACTTCAACCGCGCTGCGGAGGAACTCACCGGAGTGAGCGCGACAGCCGCGGTCGGGCAGTCGGTGGACAAGGTGGTGTCGGCGACCGGAGAAGACGGCGTCCCGCTCGGTCCGCGGTTGGTCGATCCTGGCCCCACCCCCTGGGCGAGGATCGCGTCCGTCGAATCACCGGAGAACGGTTCGGTCCCGGTCGCGGTCTCGTCCGGTGCCGTCAGGGGCCCGAACGGGGAGATGATCGGTAACGTTTTCCTGCTGCGCGACCTTCGCCGCGAGCGCGAGGTCGAGCGAATGAAGGACGAGTTCCTGTCGCGCATCGGCCACGAGTTGCGCACCCCGCTGACACCCATCAAGGCCTACGCGGATCTCCTGCTCCGCAAGCAGAGCGTCCCGCCCGAGCAGGCCGGGACCTGGTACAGCGAGATCCGGCGTTCCTCCGACCAGCTGCAACGGATCGTCGAAATGCTCGAGTTTTCGGCGTCGAGCGGTGCGGGTCGAATGCTGATGCGCTTCGAGCCGGTCGACGTTCGCGGTCTCGTCAACAGCGTCGCGGCGACTTGGGCGGAAAGGATCCCCAGCAATCTGACGATCGGGAGAAAGGTCGCACGGGAACTTCCCGTGCTTCTCGTCGACAAACGGTGGCTGGGAAAGGCTCTCGACGAACTGATCGGAAACGCGGTGAAGTTCTCGCCGAACGGCGGGCGGATCGTGGTGTCGGCGTCGATGGTCCCGGGGGCGCCGACGAACGGCGCCAGGAGCGGGAAGGATTTCGTGGAGATATCTGTGACGGACCACGGAGTTGGTATGGCGCGAGATCAGGCGGAGCGGATGTTCGGCGACTTCGTCCAGGGGGATGCGTCGGACACCCGTGCGTTTGGCGGCTTGGGGCTCGGTCTCACCCTTGCCCAGAGGGTCGTCGAAGGCCACGGAGGGTCGATCAGCTGCAGGTCCGAGATAGGACGCGGGAGCACTTTTTACATGCGGATTCCGGTGCCTGATCAGGCGGACATGATCACCCATCGCGACAAGTCGACCGCCCTAGGCTGA
- a CDS encoding DivIVA domain-containing protein — protein MVPDPALTPELIQARTFTSGFRGYDQSEVRDFLARIAAEVRALRERADQLESAWRSAEERAARPPVLDEDTLMAAVGDETAAILRTARAAAQDLRNKAADESERAVAEAREEAERIRADAETVLVEERKRAEEAASGIVEAARGDASELLDRANAEAEAIKSKAEQERALTVEGANATRERILEDLGRRRRVATVQIEQLRAGRERLLEAYAVVRRTLEEAQEDLTKADAEARAAADEVGRRMQQEHQEELEHDSHDVETAEASAVETEAAGEREIDSEDATAVLPAVEAEEAVEAEEPVDAVESVASRTSPVEELFARIRAGKDEPTVALERVLSSATGGEPEAGTESPRDAEAAPDAAGVSAAETPAGQEDVVAEETGPGEISPDKWLERRESRLVDLETGLTRKLKRALQDEQNDLLDRLRGLRGEPTSENLLPDLDSHNARYARTSVPVLEEAASAGAAFAREVVGSPRTTAAPTDVSDLATDAASVIVVPLRRRLEHLITAGAGEEQSVLVESLGAAYREWKSHRIERVAGDALAAAFSRGTWNATPDGTLFRWVVEDADGPCPDCDDDALAGELPKGEPFPTGQPYPPAHSGCRCLLVPVSS, from the coding sequence ATGGTCCCTGACCCTGCCCTTACGCCTGAACTGATCCAGGCGAGGACCTTCACGTCAGGCTTTCGCGGTTATGACCAGTCGGAGGTACGTGATTTTCTGGCCCGGATCGCAGCCGAAGTGCGGGCATTGCGCGAGCGGGCCGATCAACTCGAGTCGGCTTGGCGTTCGGCGGAGGAGCGCGCGGCCAGACCGCCCGTGCTCGACGAAGACACATTGATGGCGGCCGTAGGAGACGAGACGGCTGCGATACTCCGCACTGCGCGCGCGGCTGCGCAGGATCTGCGAAATAAGGCCGCTGATGAGTCTGAACGCGCGGTCGCGGAAGCCAGAGAAGAGGCCGAACGAATCAGAGCCGACGCGGAGACAGTCCTCGTCGAAGAACGTAAGAGGGCGGAGGAAGCGGCCTCCGGGATAGTCGAGGCCGCACGCGGCGATGCTTCTGAACTCCTCGACCGCGCCAACGCGGAAGCCGAAGCCATCAAGTCGAAGGCGGAACAGGAACGTGCGCTCACGGTGGAAGGGGCCAACGCGACCCGGGAACGCATTCTCGAGGACCTCGGTCGCCGGCGGAGGGTCGCGACCGTCCAGATCGAGCAGCTGCGCGCCGGGAGGGAGCGACTTCTCGAGGCGTACGCGGTGGTACGCAGAACGCTCGAGGAGGCTCAGGAGGATCTCACCAAGGCGGATGCCGAGGCCCGTGCGGCCGCAGACGAGGTCGGTAGGCGCATGCAGCAAGAGCACCAGGAGGAGCTGGAGCACGACTCGCATGACGTCGAGACCGCCGAGGCGAGCGCGGTTGAGACTGAAGCAGCCGGCGAACGAGAAATCGACTCCGAGGATGCAACGGCGGTTCTGCCGGCCGTCGAAGCCGAGGAAGCTGTAGAAGCCGAGGAACCGGTCGACGCGGTCGAATCGGTGGCGAGCAGGACTAGCCCGGTCGAGGAGCTGTTCGCGCGCATCCGCGCGGGTAAGGACGAGCCCACGGTCGCGCTCGAGCGGGTGCTGTCAAGCGCTACAGGGGGCGAGCCCGAAGCGGGAACTGAGTCACCCCGAGACGCGGAGGCCGCCCCGGATGCCGCCGGGGTGAGCGCAGCTGAGACGCCAGCCGGGCAAGAGGACGTCGTGGCAGAGGAAACCGGCCCCGGCGAAATCAGCCCCGACAAGTGGCTCGAGCGTCGGGAGTCCCGACTCGTCGATCTCGAGACCGGACTGACCCGAAAGCTGAAGCGCGCATTGCAGGACGAGCAGAACGATCTGCTCGACCGGTTGCGGGGGTTGCGCGGCGAGCCGACGTCAGAGAATCTGCTACCCGACCTCGACTCGCACAACGCTCGGTACGCAAGGACTTCGGTGCCCGTCCTGGAAGAGGCCGCCTCGGCCGGCGCGGCGTTCGCCCGCGAGGTGGTCGGCTCGCCGAGGACGACTGCCGCGCCAACCGACGTCTCCGACCTCGCGACCGATGCCGCGTCGGTCATCGTCGTGCCCCTTCGCCGGCGCCTCGAGCACCTCATCACGGCCGGTGCCGGGGAGGAGCAGTCGGTCCTGGTGGAGTCCCTCGGGGCGGCCTACCGGGAGTGGAAGAGCCACCGCATCGAGCGGGTGGCGGGCGACGCCCTGGCGGCCGCGTTCTCGCGGGGAACATGGAACGCCACGCCCGACGGCACGCTGTTCCGCTGGGTCGTGGAGGACGCCGACGGGCCCTGCCCGGACTGCGACGACGACGCACTCGCCGGCGAGCTGCCGAAGGGTGAGCCTTTCCCGACCGGCCAGCCCTACCCGCCGGCGCACTCCGGCTGCCGCTGCCTGCTGGTACCCGTCAGCAGCTGA
- a CDS encoding UPF0182 family protein, translating into MRTPADMPPRRLPRTTRRARIIIAAVVVLVIILIASLSGLARFWTDYLWFQSVGFTSVFRGVLLTKVLLALVFIAIFFFLMWGNLILADRYAPLDVTSGGADELVVRYREYVYPQGRWVRLGTAFIFALLGGIGANREWNNWDLLRYHLSFGAKDPQFHKDIGFYVFELPFIKFLLGWAFEALIIVLVITAVAHYLNGGIHLQGERRVTAAVKTHLSVLLGALAIIKGVDYYFQRLELVLDRNHVVNGATATDVHATIPARTLLIAIAVIAAGLFFYNIRQKGWTLPIAAVALWALVYLLVGDAYPAIYQALRVSPSELTKESSFIQRNINATRAAYGLDKAQVDSGYSYSPTVNGSQIQASTPVALANQQTLANVRLLDPAVQLKNTFDKYQALRQYYGFNDLDLDRYVLADPTGQAQSGQLTATIASVRELNTSVPSGFVNQHLNYTHGYGAVLAPISEAGVNADGTPNFSLSNLPPNGNPQLSPNGSQVYYGVGSDTGGYVIAASKTRELDYESSSGAEVTTRYAGRGGVDAGSIFRRAAFALRFTDANFILSGQLTPSSKVMFIRNINDRVRKAAPFLKYDSDPYAVVLDGQVYWVVDAYTTTDNYPYSQNANTDRVGTTSGLSSTFNYVRNSVKVVVSSYDGSMHFFVTNTDDPIIKVYQRAFSDLFTPISKADSMIPGIVEHFRYPEDIFRVQTNMYGRYHLTAASDFYTQAQAWAVSPDPGSGTLSQSSQIGQTVLGSNGQLQPAPVARLQPQYILAHLPRSTQQSFMLLTPFVPVSTSAERQNLTAFMTASSDPQDYGALRVFETPAGQTVDGPALIANAIRSNVAISTELSYLNQNGSTVELGEVAVVPIDQSLLYVQPVYVESSSNQIPTLKDVIVVYGGQAYHSSNASLDNALCQVINSDGSKPFSSYCGTAAATAASTIPSNVPTPGSNGPGSTTTTTPTTLAPNGGIPPPPPGSTVASLLNSAKVTLDAANTALKNGDLATYQKDVNQAEIYIEQAQTLSK; encoded by the coding sequence ATGCGAACCCCCGCCGACATGCCGCCTCGACGGCTGCCGCGCACCACCCGACGTGCCCGGATAATCATCGCCGCCGTCGTGGTGCTGGTGATCATCCTGATCGCCTCCTTGAGCGGACTGGCGCGGTTCTGGACCGACTATCTCTGGTTCCAGTCGGTCGGGTTCACATCGGTCTTCCGCGGCGTGCTGTTGACCAAGGTGCTTCTCGCGCTGGTCTTCATCGCCATCTTCTTCTTCCTCATGTGGGGCAACCTCATCCTCGCCGACCGGTATGCCCCGCTGGACGTGACCTCGGGCGGCGCCGACGAGCTGGTCGTGCGTTACCGTGAGTACGTCTACCCCCAGGGTCGCTGGGTCCGACTGGGGACGGCGTTCATCTTCGCCCTCTTGGGAGGCATCGGCGCCAACCGGGAGTGGAACAACTGGGATCTCCTCCGCTACCACCTCAGCTTCGGCGCCAAGGACCCGCAGTTCCACAAGGACATCGGCTTCTACGTCTTCGAGCTGCCGTTCATCAAGTTCTTGCTGGGATGGGCGTTCGAGGCTCTGATCATCGTTCTGGTTATCACGGCGGTCGCCCACTACCTGAACGGGGGCATCCACCTCCAGGGAGAACGCCGGGTGACCGCCGCGGTCAAGACCCACCTGTCTGTGCTCCTCGGCGCGCTCGCCATCATCAAGGGCGTCGACTACTACTTCCAGCGTCTGGAGCTTGTGCTCGACCGGAACCACGTGGTGAACGGTGCCACCGCAACCGACGTGCATGCGACCATCCCGGCGCGCACCCTGCTCATCGCGATCGCGGTCATAGCGGCAGGGCTCTTCTTCTACAACATCCGCCAGAAGGGATGGACCCTGCCGATCGCGGCGGTCGCGCTATGGGCGCTGGTGTACCTGCTCGTCGGCGACGCCTACCCGGCGATCTACCAGGCCCTGCGGGTCAGCCCTTCGGAGCTCACCAAGGAGTCGTCTTTCATCCAGCGCAACATCAACGCGACCCGCGCCGCGTATGGGCTCGACAAGGCCCAGGTCGATTCGGGGTACTCGTACAGCCCGACTGTGAACGGATCGCAGATTCAGGCGAGCACTCCCGTAGCGCTCGCCAACCAGCAGACCCTTGCAAACGTGCGGCTTCTCGACCCCGCGGTGCAGCTGAAGAACACCTTCGATAAGTACCAGGCGCTGCGCCAGTACTACGGGTTCAACGACCTCGACCTCGACCGGTACGTGCTCGCCGACCCGACCGGTCAGGCCCAGTCTGGCCAGCTGACCGCAACCATCGCGTCGGTTCGTGAGCTCAACACGTCGGTCCCGTCAGGATTCGTTAACCAACACCTGAACTACACGCACGGTTACGGAGCGGTGCTCGCTCCGATCAGCGAGGCGGGGGTGAACGCGGACGGCACGCCGAATTTCAGCCTTTCCAACCTTCCTCCGAACGGCAACCCGCAGCTCAGCCCCAACGGCTCGCAGGTCTATTACGGAGTCGGTTCGGACACCGGCGGTTACGTGATCGCCGCGTCCAAGACGCGCGAGCTCGACTACGAGAGCTCGAGCGGAGCCGAGGTGACTACCCGTTATGCCGGGCGCGGCGGTGTCGACGCTGGGAGCATCTTCCGGAGGGCCGCGTTCGCGCTTCGCTTCACGGATGCCAACTTCATCCTCTCCGGCCAGCTCACCCCATCGTCGAAGGTGATGTTCATACGGAACATCAACGATCGGGTGCGCAAAGCGGCCCCGTTCCTCAAGTACGACTCCGATCCGTACGCCGTGGTGCTCGACGGCCAGGTCTATTGGGTGGTGGACGCGTACACGACGACCGACAACTACCCCTACTCGCAAAACGCCAACACCGATCGCGTGGGAACGACGAGCGGGTTGTCCTCGACGTTCAACTACGTGCGCAACTCGGTGAAGGTCGTCGTCAGCTCGTACGACGGGTCGATGCACTTCTTCGTCACCAATACCGACGACCCGATCATCAAGGTGTACCAGCGGGCCTTCTCCGACTTGTTCACCCCGATCTCGAAGGCCGATTCGATGATCCCGGGGATCGTCGAGCACTTCCGCTATCCCGAGGACATCTTCCGCGTGCAGACCAACATGTACGGGCGGTACCACTTGACCGCCGCGTCCGACTTCTACACGCAGGCGCAGGCGTGGGCGGTCTCGCCGGATCCCGGGAGCGGAACCCTTTCGCAGTCCAGTCAGATCGGGCAGACGGTCCTCGGCAGCAACGGGCAGCTGCAGCCGGCTCCGGTCGCGAGGCTTCAACCCCAGTACATCCTCGCCCATCTTCCCAGGTCGACGCAGCAGAGCTTCATGCTGCTGACACCGTTCGTCCCGGTGTCGACCTCCGCCGAGCGGCAGAACCTCACCGCCTTCATGACCGCTTCCTCGGACCCCCAGGATTACGGCGCCCTGCGCGTATTCGAGACGCCGGCGGGCCAGACGGTTGACGGCCCGGCGCTCATCGCCAACGCCATACGGTCGAACGTGGCCATCTCGACTGAGCTCTCCTATTTGAACCAGAACGGGTCGACGGTCGAGCTGGGAGAAGTCGCCGTTGTGCCGATAGATCAGAGCCTTCTCTACGTGCAACCGGTGTACGTGGAGTCGTCGAGCAACCAGATCCCGACGCTGAAGGACGTGATCGTCGTCTACGGCGGTCAGGCCTACCACAGTTCGAACGCGTCGCTCGACAACGCACTTTGCCAGGTGATCAACAGCGATGGCAGCAAGCCGTTCTCCTCGTATTGCGGCACCGCAGCCGCCACCGCGGCATCGACGATCCCGTCGAACGTGCCGACTCCGGGAAGCAACGGACCCGGTTCGACCACCACCACGACACCGACCACCCTCGCCCCAAATGGTGGAATCCCACCGCCGCCGCCGGGGTCGACGGTCGCATCCCTGCTCAACTCGGCGAAGGTCACCCTCGACGCGGCTAACACGGCGTTGAAGAACGGCGACCTGGCGACATATCAGAAGGACGTCAACCAGGCCGAGATCTACATCGAGCAGGCCCAGACCCTGTCGAAGTAA
- a CDS encoding alpha-ketoglutarate-dependent dioxygenase AlkB: protein MATAPIQGSLFAGGPAKVHADAGFERTELGAGAWVDVSRGWLGGADDLMERLAETVDWQHHRRWMYDRLVDEPRVSRWYGSGDDLPDPALDSFRKAVGRHYHVRFGAVGLNYYRDGRDSVAFHSDRELRHLDDTLVAIVTIGSARPFLLRPSGGGKSIDLRPNSGDLLVMGGTCQLHWEHAVPKVARGAGPRISASIRWAKKGGYEREWAPPDRDVIAIHD, encoded by the coding sequence GTGGCGACGGCTCCGATCCAGGGCAGCCTCTTCGCCGGCGGCCCGGCGAAGGTTCACGCCGACGCGGGCTTCGAGCGGACCGAGCTCGGAGCCGGGGCCTGGGTGGATGTCTCGAGGGGTTGGCTCGGGGGAGCCGACGACCTTATGGAGCGCCTGGCAGAGACGGTCGACTGGCAGCATCACCGCAGGTGGATGTACGACCGGCTGGTCGACGAGCCGCGCGTCAGCCGCTGGTACGGGTCCGGCGATGACCTTCCCGATCCGGCGCTCGACTCGTTCCGCAAGGCCGTCGGGCGGCATTACCACGTACGGTTCGGCGCCGTCGGGCTGAACTACTACCGCGACGGGCGCGACAGCGTGGCGTTCCACTCCGACCGCGAGCTGCGGCACCTAGATGACACCCTGGTCGCGATCGTGACGATCGGTTCGGCGCGTCCTTTCCTTCTGAGACCATCCGGAGGCGGAAAGTCGATCGACCTGCGGCCCAACTCGGGAGATCTGCTCGTGATGGGCGGCACCTGCCAGCTGCACTGGGAGCACGCGGTCCCCAAGGTCGCTCGGGGCGCCGGCCCGAGGATCAGCGCCTCCATCCGCTGGGCCAAGAAGGGCGGCTACGAACGCGAATGGGCCCCGCCGGACCGCGACGTAATAGCTATACACGACTGA